The following is a genomic window from Burkholderia cepacia ATCC 25416.
TCGCCGAAGCGGCCGCCGGCGGCATTGCCGCCGAATTCGGGGCCCGCGAGCACCGTGAAGCGCGTGTGCCCTGCGCGCGCAAGCTGCCATGCGCACGACAGCCCGGCGGCACCCGCGCCGAGGATCGCGACGTCGGTTTCGATCGTGCCGGAAGGCGGCGGCAGCGTCGCATGGTCGCGCAGCGCATGGCCTTCGCGCATGCCGGGGTAGCCGACCTGCGGCGTCGTCTCGATCCAGCCGGTGCGCCCGCAGGCGGCGAGCGATGCGGCGGCCGACGCGACGAGGAACGTGCGGCGGTCCATCAGCGCAGCACGTGCTTCCAGTCGTCGTCGAAGCGGCGCACGAGCGGCTGGTCGTTGAGTTCGTTCGGCGACATCGGCAGCGACGGCATGTCGGCCGGGAAGTGGAACATCTCGGCGGCCGTCTGCGCGTCGAGCCAGCGGGTGGGCACCGAGTAGTGCGTCGGGACCGTGAAATCGCGGCGCTTGCCGGCGATCACGAAGCCCCAGTCGCCGAACGACGGCACGTAGCAGTGGTACGGCCACGTGTTGAGCCCCGCTTCGTGCAGCGTCGCGATGATGGTCCAGTACGCGTGCGGCGCGAAATACGGCGACGTCGACTGGATCACCGCATAGCCGTTCTCCGACAGGTGGCGCGCGAGCAGCCGGAACACGGGTACCGAATACAGCCGGCCGAGCCCGAAGTTGGTCGGGTCGGGGAAGTCGACCACGATCGCGTCGTACACGTCGGCGTTCGATTCGAGCCAGCGTATCGCGTCGTCGTTGATCACGTGCACGCGCGGGTCCTTCAGCGAGCCCTGGTTCAGCTTGACGAGCGGGGCGGACGTCGAGAACAGCTTCGTCATCGCGGGGTCGAGATCGACGAGCGTGATCTGTTCGAGGTTGCGGTGCTTCAGCAGTTCACGCACCGCGAGCCCGTCGCCGCCGCCGAGCACGAGCACGCGCTTCGCCCACGGCAGTGCCTCGATCGTCGGGTGGATCAGCGCCTCGTGATAACGATGCTCGTCGCGCGACGAGAACTGCAGGTTGCCGTTCAGGTACAGCCGCATGTCGTCGTGCCATTGCGTGAGCACGATGCGCTGGTACGGTGTCGTTTCCGAATAGATCGTCTCGTCGCCGTACACGCCGTGTTCGGCCCAGTGCGTGATGCGGTCCGACAGCACGAAGCCGGCGACGAGCAGCCCGATCACGAGCGACGCGCGCATCAGCTTGCCGCGCACGTTGCGGATCTCGTCGCGGAACAGGTGCGTCGTCCACAGCGCGACGAAGGCGTTCAGGAGCCCGAACAGGAAGCTGGTGCGCAGCAGGCCGAGGCGCGGCGCGAGCACGAGCGGGAAGATCAGCGACACGGCGAGCGAGCCGAGATAGTCGAAGGTCAGCACTTCGCTGACGGTATGGCGGAATGCCTGGCGACGCTGCTGGAACGCGCGCATCACGAGCGGGATCTCCATCCCGATCAGCAGGCCGAGCGCGAGCACCAGGGCGTAAAGCGCCGCGCGGAACGGCGCGGCGAGCCAGGCGAACACCGCGAACAGCAGCGCGGCCGACACGCCGCCGAGCAGGCCGACCAGCAACTCGATATCGACGAAGCGGTCGAGCACGTCGTCGTCCTCGACGAACTTCGCGAGCCACGAGCCGATCCCCATCGCGAACAGGTAGCTGCCGATCACCGACGAGAACTGCAGGATCGAATCGCCGAGCAGGTAGCTCGACAAGGCGCTGCTGATCAGTTCGTAGCCGAGCCCGCACGACGCGAGCACGAGAATCGACAGGACGAGCGCACGCCTATGCAGCATGGCGCATCCGTTGTGCAGTGTTCGGCAATGTGGATATACTGGCGCGGAATTTTGTCCGGTGGCCCCGCGCGGGCCGGCCGGCGACGGGGCGGCGAACCGAGCACAAAATCCGAGGGAAAGAATGAATAGTGCCTATCTCTATGCGGTTCATTTACTGTCGGCGTTCGTGCTGCTTCTTGTGTTCGCGGCAGTGTACCTGAAGGTCACTCCGTTCGACGAACTGGCGCTGATCCGCGACGGCAACGCGGCCGCGACGCTGTCGTTCGGCGGTGCGCTGATCGGCTTCTGCCTGACGCTCGCGTCCAGCATCGCGCACAATTCCACATTCGGCGAAGTCGTGATCTGGGCCGTCGGCGCGATGGTCGTGCAGCTGATCACCTATGCGGCGCTGACGCGCCTGATGCCCGGCATGAATCACGCGATCGAGGATCGCAACGTCGCGATGGGCGGCCTGATGGGCACCGCGTCGCTCGTCGTCGGCATCATCAATGCCGCCTGCCTGACCTGACGCGCCACGCGTTTCGAGGAGACCGACATGAGTCTGGGATCGTTTATCCGCAAGCAGTTCATCGACGTCCTGCAATGGACGGAAGACACCGACGGCGTGCTGGCCTGGCGCTACCCGATGGAAGACCAGGAAATCCAGTACGGCGGCAAGCTGACCGTGCGCGAAACGCAGGTCGCGATCTTCGTCAACGAAGGCAAGGTGGCCGACGTGTTCCAGCCGGGGCTGTACACGCTGGAAACGAATACGCTGCCGGTGCTCACGTACCTGAAGAACTGGGACAAACTCTTTCAGTCGCCTTTCAAGTCGGACGTCTATTTCTTCAGCACGCGGCTGCAGCTCGGCCGCCGCTGGGGTACCGCGCAGCCGGTGACGATCCGCGACCGCGAATTCGGTTTCGTGCAGGTGCGCGCGTTCGGTATCTACTCGTACCGGATCGTCGACGCGGCCGCGTTCTATCGCGAGGTCAGCGGCACGCGCGCGCAGTACACGGTCGACGAGGTCGAACAGCAACTGCGCAACCTCGTCGTGACCGCGATGAGCACGACGTTCGGCTCGGCCGACGTGCCGTTCGTCGACATGGCCGCGAACCAGTCGCTGTTGTCGCAGCGTGTCGCCGACGCGCTGGCGCCTGTGTTCACGCGCTACGGCCTCGCGCTCGACGCGTTCGCGGTCGAGAGCGTGTCGCTGCCGGCCGAGCTGCAGAAGGCGCTCGACCTGCGGATCGGCGCGCGGATGGCCGGCGATCTCGCGCGCGCCACGCAATACCAGACCGCGCAGGCGATTCCGCTCGCCGCGCAGAACCCGGGCGGCATCGCGGGCGTCGGCGCGGGGCTCGCCGCGGGCGCGGCGATCGGGCAGGCGATGGCCGGACAGATCGCGGGCGCCGCGCAACCGGCGCCGGCCGCACCGCCCGCGGCCACTGCAGCGCCGGTGGCGGCCGCGCCGGCGGAAGGCACCGACTACGTGCAGCGGCTCGAACAGCTGAAGGCGCTGTTCGACAAGGGCCTCGTGACCGAAGACGAATATTCGCGCGCGAAGGCCGAGATTCTCGCGAAGCTCACCCGGTAAGCGTCGCGCATGTTCAGTACCTCGTGCCCCCAGTGCGGCGCGCCGGTCGAGTTTCGCTCGGCGGCGGCGGTGATGGCCGTCTGCGCGTTCTGCCGCAGCACGCTGCTCAAGCGCGGGACCGACGTCGAGCGGATCGGCGAACTGGCCACGGTGCTCGACGATGCGTCGCCGATCCAGATCGGCACGGCCGGGCGCTACGGCAAGCGCACGTTCACGGTGCTCGGGCGCATCCAGATGACCTACGACGCCGGCGTGTGGAGCGAATGGTATGTCGTGTTCGACGACGGCACGTTCGGCTGGCTGTCGGATGCGTCGGGCCAGTACGCGGTGACGGTGCGCGAGCCCGACGATGCGTCCGGCGGCGCGTGGCCCGCGTTCGGCACACTGGAGCCGGGCATGCGGATCGACCACGGCGGCCGCGCGTTTCTCGTGTCCGACGTGCGTACCGCGCGCTGCACGGGCGGCGACGGCGAGCTGCCGTTCCGCGTCGATGCCGGCTGGGAGGCGCGCGTCGTCGACCTGCGGACCGGCAACGCATTCGCGACATACGACTATTCCGACGCCGATTCGAACGGCGGGAGTCCGGCCGTCTATACGGGCGAAGCGCTGGAGTTCGACGCGCTCGCGTTCACCGGGCTGCGCGATACCGACAACGATACGCGCGAGAAGCGCGGTGCGGAGATGGTGCCGTTCGCGTGCCCGAGCTGCGGCGCGCCGCTGTCGTATGCGCCGAACGTGGCCGACTACGTCGTGTGCGGCAGTTGCCATGCGGGCGTGCAGTGCACGGCCGAGCAGCAGACCGTGTTCGCGGCGCAGCGCAAGCTCGAAGCGGTGAAGGGGGCGCTGGAGCTCGGCGCGATCGGCACGTTCGACGGCGTGAAGTACACGGTGATCGGGATGATGCGCTGCCGCGTGCCGGGCGACGAAGAGACGTGGGACGAATACCTGCTGCTGAACCCGAAGCGCGGTTTCCTGTGGCTCGTGCAGAGCGAAGGGCGCTGGGAGCGTGTGCAGGTGCTCGACCAGTGGCCGACGATCGGCAGCGAGTCCGACGTGACCGACGGCGGCAAGACCTACCGCCTGCGTGAGGAATACGACTCGGAGGTCGTCTATGTGGTCGGCGCGTTCAACTGGCGCGTGCAGGTCGGCGATCGCACGTCGATCATCGACTATGGCTGGCAGAAGGACAAGCTGACGCGCGAGCGCAGCGATGCGGAGATCGTCTGGTCGCGCGCGCGGCCGCTGTCGGGCAGCACGCTCGCCGAACGCTTCGGCACGCCGGCGCTCGCGACGGCCGCGGCCGCGGCGGCAACGGGTGCCACCGCGTCGACCGGCCTGTTCGGCCGGAAAGGCCCGCACAGTTTCGCGCCGCTGCCGCTCGTGTTCAGCGCGCTGCTCGCGATCCTGAACATGGGCTCGCTGTTCTCGTTCAGCGGCCGCTCCGTTTACGTGCTGGTCGGCCTGCTGGTGCTGTGGCTGCCTGAATGGCTGTGGAAGAGTTTTGCGTCGGACGGGGGCAACGCGTGATCCGGTACATCCTCTACGGTGTCTACGGCCTGATCGTCGTCACGCTGTTCAGCTGCGCGTCGATCGGCGGCAGCGGTTCGGGCGGCGGTGGCTGGGGCAGTTCGTCGGCCCGCAGCGGCTACTCGTCGTACGGGTCGCACAAATGACCGCGCGCGACGGGATCGCGCCGCCGCGCGAGACGTTCGGTTCGCACGTGCTGGCCGACCTGGCCGGCATCGACGCGGCGTTGCTGCGCGACGCCGCACGGCTCGAGACGCTGCTCACCGAAGCGGCGCGGCAGGCGGGCGCGCGCGTGATCGGCGCGCATTTCCATCATTTCGGCGGCGAGCACGGTGTGACGGGTGTCGTGCTGCTCGCCGAATCGCACATCACGATCCATACGTGGCCCGAGCATCGCTTCGCGGCCGTCGACGCGTTCATGTGCGGTGCGGCGCGTGCGGCCGAGGCGGTCGATGCGATTGCCGCTGCGCTCGGCACGCAGGCGCAAGTCCGGCAGCAGGTTGCGCGCGGCGGCGCGGCGACGTGAGCGGTCGTTCGACTCTCGTTGCCGAAATGCAAAACAGCATCCGATTCTCCGCGTTGCTCGGCTGGGCACTGCTCGCCGGCCATGCTGCC
Proteins encoded in this region:
- a CDS encoding SPFH domain-containing protein, coding for MSLGSFIRKQFIDVLQWTEDTDGVLAWRYPMEDQEIQYGGKLTVRETQVAIFVNEGKVADVFQPGLYTLETNTLPVLTYLKNWDKLFQSPFKSDVYFFSTRLQLGRRWGTAQPVTIRDREFGFVQVRAFGIYSYRIVDAAAFYREVSGTRAQYTVDEVEQQLRNLVVTAMSTTFGSADVPFVDMAANQSLLSQRVADALAPVFTRYGLALDAFAVESVSLPAELQKALDLRIGARMAGDLARATQYQTAQAIPLAAQNPGGIAGVGAGLAAGAAIGQAMAGQIAGAAQPAPAAPPAATAAPVAAAPAEGTDYVQRLEQLKALFDKGLVTEDEYSRAKAEILAKLTR
- a CDS encoding polyamine aminopropyltransferase produces the protein MLHRRALVLSILVLASCGLGYELISSALSSYLLGDSILQFSSVIGSYLFAMGIGSWLAKFVEDDDVLDRFVDIELLVGLLGGVSAALLFAVFAWLAAPFRAALYALVLALGLLIGMEIPLVMRAFQQRRQAFRHTVSEVLTFDYLGSLAVSLIFPLVLAPRLGLLRTSFLFGLLNAFVALWTTHLFRDEIRNVRGKLMRASLVIGLLVAGFVLSDRITHWAEHGVYGDETIYSETTPYQRIVLTQWHDDMRLYLNGNLQFSSRDEHRYHEALIHPTIEALPWAKRVLVLGGGDGLAVRELLKHRNLEQITLVDLDPAMTKLFSTSAPLVKLNQGSLKDPRVHVINDDAIRWLESNADVYDAIVVDFPDPTNFGLGRLYSVPVFRLLARHLSENGYAVIQSTSPYFAPHAYWTIIATLHEAGLNTWPYHCYVPSFGDWGFVIAGKRRDFTVPTHYSVPTRWLDAQTAAEMFHFPADMPSLPMSPNELNDQPLVRRFDDDWKHVLR
- a CDS encoding DUF350 domain-containing protein → MNSAYLYAVHLLSAFVLLLVFAAVYLKVTPFDELALIRDGNAAATLSFGGALIGFCLTLASSIAHNSTFGEVVIWAVGAMVVQLITYAALTRLMPGMNHAIEDRNVAMGGLMGTASLVVGIINAACLT
- a CDS encoding DUF4178 domain-containing protein — its product is MFSTSCPQCGAPVEFRSAAAVMAVCAFCRSTLLKRGTDVERIGELATVLDDASPIQIGTAGRYGKRTFTVLGRIQMTYDAGVWSEWYVVFDDGTFGWLSDASGQYAVTVREPDDASGGAWPAFGTLEPGMRIDHGGRAFLVSDVRTARCTGGDGELPFRVDAGWEARVVDLRTGNAFATYDYSDADSNGGSPAVYTGEALEFDALAFTGLRDTDNDTREKRGAEMVPFACPSCGAPLSYAPNVADYVVCGSCHAGVQCTAEQQTVFAAQRKLEAVKGALELGAIGTFDGVKYTVIGMMRCRVPGDEETWDEYLLLNPKRGFLWLVQSEGRWERVQVLDQWPTIGSESDVTDGGKTYRLREEYDSEVVYVVGAFNWRVQVGDRTSIIDYGWQKDKLTRERSDAEIVWSRARPLSGSTLAERFGTPALATAAAAAATGATASTGLFGRKGPHSFAPLPLVFSALLAILNMGSLFSFSGRSVYVLVGLLVLWLPEWLWKSFASDGGNA
- the speD gene encoding adenosylmethionine decarboxylase — its product is MTARDGIAPPRETFGSHVLADLAGIDAALLRDAARLETLLTEAARQAGARVIGAHFHHFGGEHGVTGVVLLAESHITIHTWPEHRFAAVDAFMCGAARAAEAVDAIAAALGTQAQVRQQVARGGAAT